A single region of the Nocardioides sp. W7 genome encodes:
- a CDS encoding FAD-binding protein, whose translation MASLNSVNQWDREVDILIVGYGLSGAVTAIEAHDTDPDAEILVIDKCTERFQGGSSRASGQTLWCPKDVDATVEYQRALNYTNPVDDSLLRVWAEAMATQEEWIEERAVEADMEYVRRSARPGADPKHVTVEFEELPGAKKAVSYNSTIIPGPAGVWEAFRKNVEKRPRIERQFETAALDFVQDPDTLEIFGVIVERDGRRQAYKARKGVVMATGSFEGSMQMQRDFWGAEEIYALGNPENTGDGIRMMQKAGAELWHMRNFTQTGGLQPAIKVPEYKGAFFRQQFMEATSWLDIAADGKRFYDEGVIYAYTHYRMKKHGNWVDVPTHQVLPIHMIMDETTRLAQPLVALWKSWNIVVEGYEWSEDNSKEVEKGWITRADTIRELAVLIGRDPDLLEDTVNRYNEAARAGVDPEFGREADRMTPIENGPFYAIKVVPGVVAHTGGARRDEKSRVVTHESTPIPRLYEVGEMGSIFSNIYQNGGFLAECIAFGRIAARNVLAETPL comes from the coding sequence ATGGCCAGTTTGAACAGCGTCAACCAGTGGGACCGCGAGGTCGACATCCTCATCGTCGGCTACGGGCTCTCCGGAGCCGTCACCGCCATCGAGGCCCACGACACCGATCCCGACGCCGAGATCCTGGTCATCGACAAGTGCACTGAGCGCTTCCAGGGCGGCAGCAGCCGCGCCTCCGGCCAGACCCTCTGGTGCCCCAAGGACGTCGACGCGACCGTCGAGTACCAGCGTGCCCTCAACTACACCAACCCCGTCGACGACAGCCTGCTGCGTGTCTGGGCCGAGGCCATGGCGACGCAGGAGGAGTGGATCGAGGAGCGCGCCGTCGAGGCCGACATGGAGTACGTGCGCCGCAGCGCCCGTCCCGGTGCGGACCCGAAGCACGTCACCGTCGAGTTCGAGGAGCTGCCGGGCGCCAAGAAGGCCGTCAGCTACAACTCCACGATCATCCCCGGTCCCGCCGGCGTGTGGGAGGCCTTCCGCAAGAACGTCGAGAAGCGTCCCCGTATCGAGCGCCAGTTCGAGACCGCCGCTCTGGACTTCGTCCAGGATCCCGACACCCTGGAGATCTTCGGCGTGATCGTCGAGCGCGACGGCCGCCGTCAGGCGTACAAGGCGCGCAAGGGCGTCGTCATGGCGACCGGCTCCTTCGAGGGATCCATGCAGATGCAGCGTGACTTCTGGGGCGCCGAGGAGATCTACGCCCTGGGCAACCCGGAGAACACCGGTGACGGCATCCGCATGATGCAGAAGGCCGGCGCCGAGCTGTGGCACATGCGCAACTTCACCCAGACCGGCGGCCTCCAGCCGGCCATCAAGGTGCCGGAGTACAAGGGCGCCTTCTTCCGCCAGCAGTTCATGGAGGCCACCAGCTGGCTCGACATCGCCGCGGACGGCAAGCGCTTCTACGACGAGGGTGTCATCTACGCCTACACCCACTACCGCATGAAGAAGCACGGCAACTGGGTCGACGTCCCCACGCACCAGGTGCTTCCGATCCACATGATCATGGACGAGACCACCCGCCTCGCGCAGCCGCTGGTCGCGCTGTGGAAGAGCTGGAACATCGTCGTCGAAGGCTACGAGTGGAGCGAGGACAACTCCAAGGAGGTCGAGAAGGGCTGGATCACCCGGGCCGACACGATCCGCGAGCTGGCCGTCCTCATCGGGCGTGACCCCGACCTCCTCGAGGACACCGTCAACCGCTACAACGAGGCGGCCCGCGCCGGCGTCGACCCGGAGTTCGGTCGTGAGGCCGACCGAATGACCCCGATCGAGAACGGCCCGTTCTACGCGATCAAGGTCGTCCCCGGCGTCGTCGCCCACACCGGTGGAGCCCGTCGCGACGAGAAGTCCCGCGTGGTCACCCACGAGTCGACCCCGATCCCGCGCCTGTACGAGGTCGGCGAGATGGGCTCGATCTTCTCGAACATCTATCAGAACGGTGGGTTCTTGGCCGAGTGCATCGCGTTCGGCCGGATCGCGGCCCGCAACGTGCTGGCCGAGACGCCGCTCTGA